A section of the Methanosarcina mazei S-6 genome encodes:
- the hepT gene encoding type VII toxin-antitoxin system HepT family RNase toxin, which produces MTDSETIIRKLDFMSRCVKYLKSIDPETVNLESDYEKRSAVERNFQLAIESAIDIGEIIISEEGLERPVDYRSVFLVLGRNSILPRDFAERLAPAAGFRNVLVHMYEEVDLGIMKEFLTERLGDFEEFAGYVLEYIEKKESEVENSG; this is translated from the coding sequence ATGACCGATTCGGAGACCATTATCAGAAAATTGGATTTCATGAGCAGGTGCGTAAAATATCTAAAATCCATAGATCCCGAAACTGTGAACCTTGAGTCTGATTATGAGAAACGGAGTGCGGTTGAAAGAAACTTTCAGCTGGCAATAGAAAGTGCTATCGACATTGGAGAAATAATAATTTCGGAAGAAGGGCTGGAAAGACCTGTTGACTACAGAAGTGTGTTCCTTGTCCTGGGAAGAAATTCAATCCTGCCGAGAGATTTTGCAGAGAGGCTCGCACCTGCTGCAGGGTTCAGAAATGTGCTTGTCCACATGTATGAAGAAGTAGACCTGGGAATAATGAAAGAATTCCTGACCGAAAGACTGGGCGATTTTGAGGAATTTGCAGGGTATGTACTGGAATACATTGAGAAGAAGGAAAGTGAGGTAGAGAATTCTGGATAA
- a CDS encoding right-handed parallel beta-helix repeat-containing protein translates to MKIKTYSIIAFSFLLIYANTVAADTITVDNNGNENYTSIQQAVNNSVDGDTIIVNKGTYIENIDIDKKLAIISKSGNPEDTIIQALHPYDHIFHVTANNVTIKGFGLKNSSSGSGIYLDSVQYNTVANNHLQANGIGIYLWGAAKNNILINNTASDNSWSGIRLSPDDSELASNNTLINNTMVNNKYNFEIYTGYENASMQNNIDTTNTVNGKPIYYLVNVSNITLNSASNAGAIYCINCQNMSIKDQVLQNNSQSIALFNTSDSRFDSNILSNNAVGIILFNSDNNTVLNNIVVNNIIGIGIVKSTDNYLSNNVANSNIVGFDVHESTNTELNNNTANFNKDNGITLSSSIQNKVNGNIANHNGGGIKLFNCSNSLLNNNIANSNRYAGIDLGSSRDNILTDNIANSNREHGFELAGSDNNTLRGNIENSDMDHLPDDSPNRTSKNETKDQDIENKSFIDSTISAILSWIYPNNSPDNDSNNSINNFLDNISDDSINVYVHPGDSIQQAIDNSSSGDIIAVHPGLYKENLVVDESLIIISKPREQTETIIQAADPEKDIFHVVADNVTISGFNVTGTDKSGICYTGSGGIIAGNKLLSDRYGIYLKKAENITIENNNASQNGCGICLTDSSRNKLVNNEVSYNWFKWGKYRNGILLKNSNNNKLTSNNVSRNWDGIRLENSSNNELSKNAVIDDYFCISLRDSNNNKLLDNNVKSIGYSFEITLGKSHNNTLRGNSAGFMTEVKVSSGPESTNNTLEGKQHIRR, encoded by the coding sequence TTGAAAATTAAAACCTATTCCATTATCGCATTTTCGTTTCTGTTAATATATGCAAACACTGTTGCGGCGGATACGATTACTGTTGATAACAATGGAAATGAAAATTATACCTCTATACAGCAAGCTGTAAACAACTCTGTCGATGGAGACACAATAATTGTTAATAAAGGAACATATATTGAAAACATAGACATAGATAAGAAGTTAGCAATAATCTCAAAGTCGGGAAATCCGGAAGATACAATAATTCAAGCTCTTCATCCATATGATCATATTTTCCATGTAACTGCGAATAACGTGACCATCAAAGGGTTTGGTTTGAAAAATTCCAGCTCAGGAAGTGGAATTTATCTGGACAGTGTGCAATATAACACTGTTGCAAACAACCATTTACAGGCTAATGGGATAGGAATCTATCTCTGGGGTGCTGCTAAAAACAATATACTAATTAATAACACAGCATCAGACAATAGCTGGTCAGGAATCCGATTGTCTCCAGATGACAGTGAGCTTGCAAGCAACAATACACTTATTAATAACACAATGGTCAACAATAAATATAATTTTGAGATTTATACTGGGTATGAAAATGCTAGTATGCAGAACAATATCGATACTACCAATACTGTAAATGGAAAACCTATTTATTATCTTGTAAATGTTTCGAATATTACTTTAAATTCTGCCTCAAATGCTGGGGCTATTTACTGTATCAACTGCCAGAACATGTCAATAAAAGATCAGGTTCTCCAAAATAACTCCCAGAGCATTGCTTTATTTAATACAAGCGATTCAAGGTTTGATAGCAACATCCTATCAAATAACGCCGTTGGAATCATTCTGTTTAACTCAGATAATAACACCGTGTTGAATAATATTGTAGTTAATAATATTATTGGCATTGGAATAGTTAAATCCACTGATAATTATTTAAGTAACAACGTGGCAAATTCTAATATCGTTGGATTTGATGTTCATGAATCAACAAATACTGAATTAAATAACAACACAGCAAATTTTAATAAAGATAACGGCATAACTTTGAGTTCTTCTATACAAAATAAAGTAAATGGAAATATTGCAAATCACAATGGTGGTGGAATTAAATTATTCAATTGCAGTAATAGCTTGCTAAACAATAATATTGCAAATTCAAATAGGTATGCAGGTATTGATCTAGGGAGCTCAAGAGACAACATTCTAACTGATAATATTGCAAATTCAAACAGGGAACATGGCTTTGAACTTGCTGGCTCAGATAACAATACTTTGAGAGGTAATATTGAGAATTCAGATATGGATCATTTACCAGATGATTCTCCTAATCGTACTTCTAAGAATGAGACTAAAGATCAGGATATAGAAAATAAATCTTTCATTGATTCTACAATTTCTGCAATTTTATCCTGGATATATCCCAATAATTCTCCTGATAATGATAGTAATAATTCGATAAATAATTTTCTTGATAATATCAGTGATGATTCAATAAATGTCTACGTACACCCTGGAGACTCGATCCAGCAAGCAATAGACAATTCAAGTTCTGGCGATATTATTGCTGTTCACCCGGGATTATATAAGGAGAACCTTGTTGTGGACGAATCTCTTATTATAATTTCAAAGCCTAGAGAACAGACTGAAACTATAATTCAGGCTGCAGATCCGGAAAAGGATATTTTCCATGTAGTTGCCGACAATGTGACAATTAGCGGGTTCAATGTGACAGGAACAGACAAGTCAGGCATATGTTATACCGGGTCTGGTGGCATTATCGCTGGCAATAAACTGCTTTCTGACAGATACGGAATTTATCTGAAAAAAGCCGAAAACATTACAATTGAAAACAACAATGCATCTCAAAATGGATGTGGAATTTGCTTGACAGACTCCAGCAGAAATAAACTGGTAAATAATGAAGTAAGTTATAATTGGTTCAAGTGGGGAAAGTATAGAAACGGGATCCTTCTTAAAAATTCAAATAACAACAAGCTAACAAGTAATAATGTATCGAGAAACTGGGATGGTATACGCCTCGAAAATTCTTCAAACAATGAACTGAGCAAAAATGCAGTTATAGATGACTATTTCTGTATTAGTCTTAGAGATTCAAATAATAATAAACTTCTTGACAATAACGTCAAATCAATCGGGTACTCATTTGAAATCACGCTGGGGAAATCTCATAATAATACTTTGCGAGGTAACAGTGCAGGCTTTATGACTGAAGTTAAAGTATCGTCTGGTCCTGAGAGTACAAACAATACACTCGAAGGAAAGCAACATATTAGAAGATAA
- a CDS encoding C39 family peptidase, with amino-acid sequence MDELANAMGTSYKWPFGDGATWPWNIGPGIETVCNNHGYSNFDASYVWYSIPWNDVKNEVNANRPFVICMLYGGLGSGYQPGQEYGNHCVTCIGYSDGSQDYVFLHDTWDTENHHYIAFGSWWEATAIWVRP; translated from the coding sequence ATAGATGAATTAGCGAACGCAATGGGCACATCATATAAATGGCCATTTGGAGATGGAGCGACTTGGCCATGGAATATTGGACCTGGCATAGAGACGGTTTGTAATAATCATGGATACAGTAATTTTGATGCAAGCTATGTTTGGTACTCAATCCCATGGAACGATGTAAAAAATGAAGTGAATGCCAATAGACCATTTGTTATTTGTATGTTATATGGTGGATTAGGTAGCGGGTACCAGCCAGGTCAAGAATATGGAAACCATTGTGTAACCTGTATTGGATATTCCGATGGTAGTCAGGATTATGTATTCTTACACGATACATGGGATACCGAAAATCATCATTACATAGCTTTTGGCAGTTGGTGGGAAGCTACGGCAATATGGGTGAGACCTTAA
- a CDS encoding right-handed parallel beta-helix repeat-containing protein codes for MKSILIGDCIRKLTSSLLVVALLLVSTGAAGAEVIYVEPGASIQAAVNNSTTGDFIIVKAGEYEENIVVNVSGVTVSSEPEKSGSVFIRAGDRNSSVFQVKADNVTISGFNITGSGEFFSTHEASSPRDSFPKDPDGQGVSDIPELRKTYSLGSGEVFISRSTEFDCPQAGICLDQVENCTIERNHIFENQYGVYLQGSMNNTLSNNTFFRNGILIDEGCSRNTAENNSIEEGNLIIGAHCWDNIISRNRLSNGGGIGIACCGGGNLVSNNEIINCSTGVDMYDTQARTVLCGNLITDCDYGIYLILVYDSRVYNNTISNSSRGIFLRENSQNNELSGNIINSSNESGIYLLDHCADNRIFNNYFNNTVNVKAENSKGNSWNITKAPGINIAEGPYLGGNFWADLNGTGYSQIAEDSDSDGICDLPYNVNGCDYDYLPLARLPFSPSLSGGNLKL; via the coding sequence ATGAAAAGTATACTTATCGGAGACTGTATCAGAAAACTAACCAGCTCTTTACTGGTCGTTGCTTTGCTTCTTGTTTCTACAGGCGCTGCGGGTGCAGAAGTCATTTACGTTGAGCCCGGAGCTTCAATTCAGGCTGCAGTAAATAACTCTACAACCGGGGACTTTATTATTGTGAAAGCCGGAGAATACGAAGAAAATATTGTTGTCAATGTTTCAGGGGTAACGGTCAGTTCGGAGCCTGAAAAATCTGGTAGCGTTTTTATCAGAGCAGGGGACAGGAATTCCAGCGTTTTTCAGGTTAAGGCCGACAACGTAACTATCAGCGGCTTTAACATAACAGGGTCAGGAGAGTTTTTCAGCACACATGAGGCTTCCAGCCCCAGAGACTCTTTCCCCAAAGACCCGGATGGACAGGGTGTGTCCGATATACCGGAACTTAGAAAAACTTACAGTCTCGGTTCAGGGGAAGTTTTTATCTCCAGATCAACTGAATTTGACTGCCCTCAGGCAGGGATCTGTCTTGATCAGGTTGAAAACTGCACAATCGAAAGAAATCATATTTTTGAAAACCAGTACGGAGTTTACCTTCAGGGCTCCATGAACAATACCCTCTCGAACAATACCTTTTTCAGAAACGGCATCCTGATTGATGAAGGCTGCAGCAGGAATACGGCAGAAAACAACTCCATTGAAGAGGGAAATTTAATTATCGGAGCACACTGCTGGGACAATATTATATCCCGTAATCGGCTTTCAAACGGAGGAGGAATAGGGATCGCATGCTGCGGAGGAGGAAACCTTGTTTCGAATAATGAGATAATTAATTGCAGTACAGGGGTTGATATGTATGACACACAGGCAAGAACCGTCCTCTGTGGAAACCTGATTACGGACTGCGATTATGGTATTTACCTGATCCTTGTCTATGACTCCAGGGTATACAATAACACAATTTCAAACAGCAGCAGGGGCATTTTTTTGAGAGAAAACAGCCAGAATAATGAACTGTCCGGCAACATAATAAACTCCAGCAATGAATCCGGGATCTATTTACTGGACCATTGTGCTGACAACCGTATCTTTAACAACTACTTTAATAATACTGTAAATGTGAAAGCTGAAAACAGCAAAGGAAACAGCTGGAACATTACAAAAGCTCCCGGAATAAATATCGCGGAAGGACCGTACCTTGGAGGCAATTTCTGGGCTGACCTTAACGGAACAGGATATTCTCAAATTGCTGAAGATTCGGACTCTGATGGCATCTGTGACCTTCCTTACAATGTTAACGGATGTGATTATGACTATCTGCCACTTGCCAGACTTCCTTTTTCACCTTCTTTATCCGGAGGAAACCTGAAGTTATGA
- a CDS encoding antitoxin VapB family protein: protein MPTRTICISEEAYEKLKSLKTTEKNSFSDVILKYYPKKRKLSEVLAEIGTNPELADAIEKASRDMRKAETRKVDLDAGA from the coding sequence ATGCCAACTAGAACGATCTGCATAAGTGAGGAAGCTTATGAAAAGCTTAAAAGCCTAAAAACCACTGAAAAGAACAGCTTCTCAGATGTTATTCTCAAGTACTATCCTAAAAAAAGAAAGCTTTCGGAAGTGCTCGCAGAAATAGGCACCAACCCCGAACTCGCAGATGCAATCGAAAAAGCTTCGAGGGACATGAGAAAAGCAGAGACGAGGAAAGTTGATCTTGATGCCGGTGCTTGA
- a CDS encoding type II toxin-antitoxin system VapC family toxin: MSRKTHQNLEEIKKLLECFQVLELEESVYKVFASLSANLLSKGTSIGAFDELIAAITLFHGERIVTRDSHFKEVTGLEVIVY; encoded by the coding sequence CTGTCCAGAAAAACGCATCAAAACCTGGAAGAAATCAAAAAGCTTCTGGAATGCTTTCAGGTTCTGGAGCTAGAAGAATCCGTCTATAAAGTCTTTGCTTCCCTCTCTGCAAATTTACTATCAAAAGGGACATCTATTGGCGCATTCGATGAATTGATAGCTGCCATCACACTTTTTCATGGCGAGAGAATAGTTACCAGAGATAGCCACTTCAAAGAAGTTACAGGGCTTGAAGTGATAGTTTATTGA
- a CDS encoding GNAT family N-acetyltransferase, protein MDFELRKWEKSDAESFFKYSSNPKILEDMRDAFPSTLEDCRKTVENFSYNDESKQCCRAIIVNGEAVGSIALFIKNDVYCRSAEIAYWLGEPFWGRGIMSEAIKQLCQTAFEQYDIVRIFAEPYAHNFGSRKALEKAGFVLEGIMKKGIYKNGNYFDYCMYALIK, encoded by the coding sequence ATGGATTTTGAATTGCGAAAATGGGAAAAATCCGATGCTGAAAGCTTCTTCAAATATTCCAGCAATCCAAAGATTTTAGAAGATATGAGGGATGCTTTTCCCTCTACCTTAGAGGATTGCAGAAAAACCGTAGAAAACTTTAGCTATAACGATGAATCAAAGCAATGCTGTCGGGCAATTATTGTGAATGGAGAAGCTGTGGGAAGCATTGCCTTATTCATTAAAAACGATGTTTATTGTAGAAGTGCAGAAATCGCATACTGGCTTGGCGAACCTTTCTGGGGCAGGGGAATAATGAGCGAAGCAATAAAACAGCTCTGTCAGACAGCTTTTGAACAATATGATATTGTACGGATATTTGCAGAGCCTTATGCACATAATTTTGGTTCAAGAAAAGCCCTTGAAAAAGCTGGATTTGTTTTGGAGGGCATAATGAAGAAAGGGATTTATAAAAACGGCAATTACTTTGATTATTGTATGTATGCACTAATTAAATGA
- the mntA gene encoding type VII toxin-antitoxin system MntA family adenylyltransferase antitoxin — MIPEICKLEKETLVSGLAEFFRSQEYVELAYLFGSHAKGKSGPLSDIDVGVYLSRKLDKKERFEKRLELISVLSTLLQTSNLDLVVMNDSPPVLNFKVIEPNCLIFEKNHDLRVEVEVYIMSRYYDRKHHEDFLNREFVKRFKKRGFS, encoded by the coding sequence ATGATCCCTGAGATTTGTAAGCTGGAAAAAGAAACTCTGGTCTCCGGACTTGCAGAGTTTTTCAGATCTCAAGAGTATGTGGAGCTTGCATACCTTTTTGGTTCTCATGCAAAAGGAAAATCAGGTCCTCTCAGTGATATCGATGTAGGTGTATATCTTTCCAGAAAGCTGGACAAAAAAGAGAGGTTCGAAAAAAGGCTGGAACTAATAAGTGTCCTGAGCACTTTACTTCAAACCAGCAATCTGGATCTGGTAGTTATGAATGATTCTCCCCCTGTGCTTAATTTCAAAGTTATTGAGCCTAATTGCCTGATTTTTGAAAAAAATCACGATTTGAGAGTAGAAGTGGAAGTATATATTATGTCCAGGTATTATGACCGGAAGCATCACGAAGACTTTCTGAACAGAGAATTTGTTAAAAGATTTAAGAAAAGGGGATTTTCCTGA